One Pseudomonas sp. HOU2 genomic window carries:
- the crp gene encoding cAMP-activated global transcriptional regulator CRP, which translates to MVAITPTPKIKNLDKLLMHCQRRRHAAKSNIICAGDRSDTLYFIIKGSVTILIEDDDGREMIIAYLNAGDFFGELGLFEQAGQEQQRSAWVRAKVECEIAEISYVKFRELSQQDPDILYVLSGQIAQRLRNTTRKVGDLAFFDVTGRVARCLLELCKQPDAMTHPDGMQIKVTRQEIGRIVGCSREMVGRVLKDLEERNLVDVKGKTMVVFGTR; encoded by the coding sequence ATGGTTGCTATTACCCCCACACCCAAAATCAAGAACCTCGACAAGCTGTTGATGCATTGCCAGCGCCGTCGCCATGCGGCCAAGAGCAACATCATCTGCGCCGGCGATCGCTCGGACACGCTGTACTTCATCATCAAGGGTTCGGTAACAATCCTGATTGAAGACGACGACGGTCGCGAAATGATCATCGCCTACCTCAATGCCGGAGATTTCTTTGGCGAGCTGGGTTTGTTCGAGCAGGCGGGCCAGGAACAACAACGCAGTGCCTGGGTGCGGGCGAAAGTCGAATGTGAAATCGCCGAAATCAGCTACGTGAAGTTCCGCGAATTGTCGCAGCAGGATCCCGACATTCTTTACGTCCTCAGCGGACAAATCGCCCAACGCCTGCGCAATACCACACGCAAGGTCGGCGACCTGGCGTTCTTTGACGTCACCGGCCGTGTGGCCCGTTGCCTGCTGGAGCTGTGCAAACAGCCTGACGCGATGACCCACCCGGACGGCATGCAGATCAAGGTGACCCGTCAGGAAATCGGGCGGATTGTCGGTTGTTCGCGGGAGATGGTCGGTCGCGTGCTCAAGGATCTTGAGGAACGCAACCTGGTGGATGTGAAAGGCAAGACCATGGTGGTCTTCGGCACGCGCTAA
- a CDS encoding lipoate--protein ligase family protein, which translates to MIPASLTIETGLQAEQDLLASICAGNAEFGLLFWQPSDRALVMPRRLNRLPGFDHACEVSAAAGWPVLLRETGGEPVPQSASTINIALVYAPPRSEGDLNRIETGYRRLCDPICELLDELGGVSSLGEIDGAFCDGRFNVNLDGRKMVGTAQRWRQSQGGQRPVGLVHGAMLIDNERESMVAAVNRFNEACGLEQRVRAESHIALHEKFAAPTALARLDELFRLMLAQVYSA; encoded by the coding sequence ATGATCCCTGCCTCCCTCACCATCGAAACCGGCCTGCAAGCCGAACAAGACTTGCTCGCCTCCATCTGCGCCGGCAACGCCGAATTCGGCCTGCTGTTCTGGCAACCCAGCGATCGCGCGCTAGTCATGCCACGCCGCCTCAATCGTCTGCCCGGTTTTGATCACGCCTGTGAAGTCTCCGCTGCTGCCGGTTGGCCAGTCTTGCTGCGGGAAACCGGTGGCGAACCGGTCCCGCAATCCGCTTCAACCATCAACATCGCGTTGGTCTACGCCCCGCCCCGCAGCGAGGGTGATCTGAATCGCATTGAAACCGGTTACCGGCGCCTGTGTGATCCGATCTGTGAATTGCTGGATGAGTTGGGTGGTGTGTCGTCGCTGGGCGAAATCGACGGTGCGTTCTGCGACGGCCGCTTCAACGTCAATCTCGACGGTCGCAAGATGGTCGGCACCGCTCAGCGCTGGCGTCAGAGCCAGGGTGGTCAGCGTCCGGTGGGGTTGGTGCACGGGGCGATGTTGATCGATAACGAGCGAGAGTCGATGGTCGCAGCGGTCAATCGCTTCAACGAGGCCTGCGGTCTGGAGCAGCGAGTGCGGGCTGAAAGCCACATCGCCCTGCATGAGAAGTTTGCCGCGCCAACGGCATTGGCGCGTCTTGATGAGCTGTTTCGGCTGATGCTGGCGCAGGTCTACAGCGCCTGA
- the trpC gene encoding indole-3-glycerol phosphate synthase TrpC has protein sequence MSVPTVLENILARKVQEVAERSARVSLSELESLAKAADAPRGFAQALLAQAKKKQPAVIAEIKKASPSKGVIRENFVPADIARSYEKGGATCLSVLTDIDYFQGADAYLQQARAACKLPVIRKDFMIEPYQIVEARALGADCVLLIVSALDDVKMAELASVAKGVGLDVLVEVHDGDELERALKTLDTPLVGINNRNLHTFDVSLETTLDLLPRIPRDRLVITESGILNRADVELMEISDVYAFLVGEAFMRAESPGTELQRLFFPERGVPVSGSTLD, from the coding sequence ATGAGTGTACCGACGGTTCTGGAAAACATTCTGGCGCGCAAAGTCCAGGAAGTCGCCGAGCGCAGTGCTCGCGTCAGCCTGAGCGAGCTGGAAAGTCTGGCCAAGGCGGCCGATGCACCCCGTGGTTTTGCCCAGGCATTGCTGGCGCAAGCGAAGAAGAAGCAGCCGGCGGTCATCGCTGAAATCAAGAAGGCTTCGCCGAGCAAGGGCGTGATCCGCGAGAATTTCGTGCCTGCCGACATCGCCAGGAGCTACGAGAAGGGCGGGGCGACCTGTCTTTCCGTGCTGACCGACATCGACTACTTCCAGGGCGCCGATGCCTACCTGCAACAGGCCCGCGCCGCGTGCAAACTGCCGGTGATCCGCAAGGACTTCATGATCGAGCCGTACCAGATCGTCGAAGCTCGCGCGCTGGGCGCCGACTGCGTGCTGTTGATCGTCTCCGCACTGGACGACGTGAAAATGGCCGAGCTGGCCTCGGTCGCCAAAGGCGTCGGTCTCGACGTGCTGGTTGAAGTGCACGACGGCGATGAGCTGGAACGCGCACTGAAAACCCTCGACACGCCGCTGGTCGGGATCAACAACCGCAACCTACACACCTTCGACGTCAGCCTGGAAACCACCCTCGACCTGCTGCCGCGAATCCCGCGTGATCGCTTGGTGATCACCGAGAGCGGCATTCTCAACCGTGCCGATGTCGAGCTGATGGAAATCAGCGACGTTTACGCGTTCCTGGTCGGCGAAGCGTTCATGCGCGCCGAAAGCCCGGGCACCGAACTGCAGCGCCTGTTCTTCCCGGAGCGTGGTGTGCCGGTCAGTGGTTCGACCCTCGACTGA
- the trpD gene encoding anthranilate phosphoribosyltransferase has product MNIKTALSRIVEHLDLSTEEMRDVMREIMTGQCTEAQIGAFMMAMRMKSESIDEIVGAVSVMRELADQVELKTLDGVVDVVGTGGDGANIFNVSTASAFVVAAAGCTVAKHGNRAVSGKSGSADLLEAAGIYLNLTPVQVARCIDNVGIGFMFAQTHHKAMKYAAGPRRDLGLRTLFNMLGPLTNPAGVKHQVVGVFTPALCRPLAEVLQRLGSKHVLVVHSKDGLDEFSLAAPTFVAELKNNEITEYWVEPEDLGMKSQSLHGLSVEGPEASLALIRDALGKRKTENGQKAAEMIVLNAGAALYAADLATSLKEGVALAHDALHTGLAREKLEELGAFTAVFKVENEG; this is encoded by the coding sequence ATGAACATCAAGACAGCCCTGAGCCGTATCGTCGAACACCTCGACCTCAGCACCGAAGAAATGCGCGACGTGATGCGCGAAATCATGACCGGCCAATGCACCGAAGCGCAGATCGGCGCATTCATGATGGCGATGCGCATGAAGAGCGAGAGCATCGACGAAATCGTCGGCGCGGTTTCGGTGATGCGTGAGCTGGCCGACCAGGTCGAACTCAAGACCCTCGACGGTGTGGTCGACGTGGTCGGTACCGGCGGTGACGGTGCGAACATTTTCAACGTGTCGACCGCATCCGCGTTTGTCGTCGCGGCAGCCGGTTGCACCGTGGCCAAGCACGGCAACCGTGCGGTGTCGGGAAAGAGCGGTAGCGCCGACTTGCTGGAGGCGGCCGGTATCTACCTGAACCTGACGCCGGTGCAGGTTGCCCGTTGCATCGACAACGTCGGCATCGGTTTCATGTTTGCCCAGACTCACCACAAAGCCATGAAGTACGCCGCCGGCCCGCGCCGCGATCTCGGCTTGCGTACACTGTTCAACATGCTCGGCCCGCTTACGAATCCGGCCGGTGTCAAACATCAGGTGGTGGGCGTGTTTACCCCTGCGCTGTGCCGGCCATTGGCCGAAGTCTTGCAGCGCCTGGGCAGCAAACATGTGCTGGTGGTGCATTCGAAGGACGGTCTGGACGAATTCAGCCTGGCCGCGCCGACCTTCGTCGCTGAACTGAAGAACAACGAGATCACTGAGTATTGGGTCGAGCCGGAAGATCTGGGCATGAAGAGCCAGAGCCTGCACGGCCTCTCGGTCGAAGGTCCGGAAGCATCGTTGGCGCTGATTCGCGATGCGCTGGGCAAGCGCAAGACCGAAAACGGCCAGAAAGCCGCCGAAATGATTGTGCTCAATGCCGGTGCAGCGCTGTACGCCGCCGACCTGGCCACGAGTTTGAAAGAAGGCGTGGCGCTTGCGCATGACGCTCTGCATACCGGCCTTGCTCGGGAAAAACTCGAGGAGCTGGGTGCCTTTACCGCGGTATTCAAAGTGGAGAATGAGGGATGA
- a CDS encoding aminodeoxychorismate/anthranilate synthase component II has protein sequence MLLMIDNYDSFTYNVVQYLGELGAEVKVVRNDELTVAEIEALNPERIVVSPGPCTPTEAGISIEAIKHFAGKLPILGVCLGHQSIGQAFGGDVVRARQVMHGKTSPVFHEDKGVFAGLNHPLTVTRYHSLIVKHDTLPDCLELTAWTQHDDGSVDEIMGLRHKTLNIEGVQFHPESILTEQGHELFANFLKQTGGTR, from the coding sequence ATGTTGCTGATGATCGACAACTACGACTCCTTTACTTACAACGTTGTGCAGTACCTCGGCGAGCTGGGTGCCGAGGTCAAGGTGGTGCGCAACGACGAACTGACCGTCGCCGAAATCGAAGCGCTCAACCCCGAGCGCATCGTGGTTTCGCCAGGCCCGTGCACGCCGACTGAAGCCGGCATTTCCATCGAGGCCATCAAGCATTTCGCCGGCAAACTGCCGATCCTCGGCGTCTGCCTCGGCCATCAGTCCATCGGTCAGGCCTTCGGCGGCGATGTGGTGCGTGCCCGCCAAGTGATGCACGGTAAGACTAGCCCGGTATTCCATGAGGACAAGGGCGTTTTTGCCGGTCTGAATCATCCGCTGACGGTCACCCGCTACCACTCGCTGATCGTCAAGCACGATACTTTGCCCGATTGCCTGGAGCTGACCGCGTGGACGCAGCACGACGACGGCAGCGTCGATGAAATCATGGGCCTGCGGCACAAGACCCTGAACATCGAGGGCGTACAGTTCCACCCCGAGTCGATCCTGACCGAACAGGGCCATGAACTGTTTGCCAACTTCCTCAAACAAACCGGCGGCACGCGCTAA
- the estP gene encoding esterase EstP: MIKQTLFVPLAGCLLAMACAQAYAAPAPYSNFIVFGDSLNDAGTFRDTGGPAGATQRYTNRTGPLYKDGTGENRDLNATQIIGGKLGFSPDQTASSSSAVRAGEGLANGNNWAVGGYRTDQILDSITTQSATGERTRSGYLPSNGFRADPNALYYLSGGGNDFLQGRVLSLDQASAAADRLADSARTLQGAGAKYIMVWLLPDIGLTPAINGSPLQGFTSQLSAQFNTELVSQLQGINAEIIPLNIPVLLKEAFANPAQFGLATDQNLTATCFSGNSCTENARYGINSATPDPTKLIYNDSVHPTEAGQRLIADYAYSLLAAPWELTLLPEMAQGSLRAHQDELRNQWLADWENWQGIGQWRAIVAGGGQHQDFDSQHSAASADGNGYNLNIGGSYRVNEAWRVGVAAGLYHQKLEAGDADSEYKLNSYMGTAFAQYQQDRWWGDLAMTAGKLDYDSLKRKFQLGVNERGEKGDTDGYVLAISGRIGYDIAQQASSPWHLSPFVSADFGKTEVDGYSEKGADSTALTFDNQSRNSRRLGVGIQGKYQITAQTEVFGEFAHEREYNDDRQDLTINLNSLPGNRFTLEGYEPQTNLNRLNLGVSHKLTQDLALRASYNVRKDDDFTQQGVNVGVSLDF, from the coding sequence ATGATCAAACAGACGTTGTTTGTACCGCTTGCCGGTTGCCTGCTCGCCATGGCTTGCGCCCAGGCCTACGCAGCACCCGCTCCCTATTCGAATTTCATTGTGTTCGGCGACAGCCTGAACGACGCCGGGACCTTCAGGGATACCGGCGGCCCGGCCGGTGCCACGCAGCGCTACACCAACCGCACCGGCCCGCTGTACAAGGACGGCACCGGGGAAAACCGCGACCTCAACGCCACCCAGATCATCGGCGGCAAACTGGGTTTCAGCCCCGACCAGACCGCCTCCTCATCCTCGGCTGTGCGTGCCGGCGAAGGCCTGGCCAATGGCAACAACTGGGCGGTGGGCGGTTACCGGACTGACCAGATTCTCGACTCGATCACCACGCAGTCCGCCACCGGCGAACGCACCCGCAGCGGTTATCTGCCGTCGAACGGCTTCCGTGCCGATCCGAACGCGCTGTATTACCTGTCCGGGGGCGGCAACGATTTCCTTCAGGGCCGCGTGCTCAGCCTCGATCAGGCCAGCGCCGCGGCCGATCGCCTGGCCGACAGCGCCCGTACGCTGCAAGGCGCCGGCGCCAAATACATCATGGTCTGGCTGCTGCCGGACATCGGCCTGACCCCGGCCATCAACGGCTCGCCGCTGCAGGGCTTCACCTCGCAGCTCAGCGCCCAGTTCAACACCGAACTGGTCAGCCAGCTGCAGGGCATCAACGCCGAAATCATTCCACTGAACATTCCGGTGCTGCTCAAAGAGGCTTTCGCCAACCCGGCGCAATTCGGCCTCGCGACCGACCAGAACCTGACGGCCACCTGCTTCAGCGGCAACAGTTGTACCGAGAACGCCCGGTACGGCATCAACAGCGCCACGCCGGATCCGACCAAGTTGATCTACAACGACTCGGTGCACCCGACCGAAGCCGGCCAGCGCTTGATTGCCGACTACGCCTACTCGCTGCTGGCCGCCCCTTGGGAGCTGACCCTGTTGCCGGAAATGGCCCAAGGTTCGTTGCGCGCGCATCAGGATGAACTGCGTAATCAATGGCTGGCCGACTGGGAAAACTGGCAGGGCATCGGCCAATGGCGGGCGATTGTTGCCGGTGGCGGTCAGCATCAGGACTTCGACAGCCAGCACAGCGCAGCCAGCGCCGATGGCAACGGCTATAACCTGAACATCGGCGGCAGCTATCGCGTCAACGAAGCCTGGCGTGTCGGTGTGGCCGCGGGTCTCTACCACCAGAAACTCGAAGCCGGCGACGCCGACTCGGAATACAAACTCAATTCCTACATGGGCACCGCGTTCGCCCAGTATCAGCAAGACCGCTGGTGGGGCGATCTGGCAATGACCGCCGGCAAACTCGACTACGACAGCCTCAAGCGTAAATTCCAGCTCGGGGTCAACGAGCGCGGGGAGAAAGGCGATACCGACGGTTACGTGCTGGCGATCAGTGGCCGTATCGGTTACGACATCGCGCAACAGGCCAGCAGCCCGTGGCACCTGTCGCCATTCGTCAGCGCCGACTTCGGCAAGACCGAAGTCGATGGCTACTCGGAAAAAGGCGCTGACTCCACGGCGCTGACTTTTGACAACCAGTCGCGCAACTCGCGGCGTCTGGGCGTGGGTATCCAGGGCAAGTACCAGATCACCGCGCAGACCGAAGTGTTCGGCGAATTCGCTCACGAGCGTGAGTACAACGACGACCGCCAGGATCTGACCATCAACCTTAACAGTCTGCCGGGCAACCGTTTCACCCTCGAAGGCTACGAGCCGCAGACCAACCTCAATCGCCTGAACCTGGGCGTGAGCCACAAGCTCACGCAGGACCTGGCGTTGCGCGCCAGCTACAACGTGCGCAAGGATGATGACTTTACCCAGCAGGGGGTGAACGTCGGGGTCAGCCTCGATTTCTGA